A stretch of DNA from Thiomicrospira sp. XS5:
GAGGTATGCACTACGATCGGAATATCCCGCGTTTTCGGGTTGCCACGTAATTCTTTAATGACCGTGTGACCTGAAGCCTCAGGCATTTCCAAATCGGTAAAGATCATCGAAACACCGCTCATGTCTTCGAGGGTATCGACGTAATCCAATAGCAAACGTCCATTATCAAAGGCTTTGTGTTTTAACCCTAGCTGTTCGAAAACCATCCCCATATACTTTTGGATCGCTTTACTGTCTTCCGCAAACAAAATTTCACGAGACATGATTGCATCGCAGAAATCATACTCGCTTTTGCCAACGTCTTTTGCAGATGAAAATATCTTTTCCGCCATAGATGGCATGGCTTCAATCAACAGCTTTTCGATATCCAAAATAAAGCACAGCGTTTCCGTGCCTTCCAGATAAGTATGGTTAACGACCTGATTGGTATTGACATCGACATTGTAATTACTGGCCGGCTTGATATCCGCCCAATCCTTTTCCTCGACACCATGAATGTGCGCCACACGCATACCAATAAAATTATGACTGAAATCAGACACAATAATGATCGACTTTTCACGCTCTTCCTCGGTCATTTCAAAGCCCATCCATTTAGGCAAATTAATCACCGGCAAGTAAACGCCTCGTAACTCAATCATACCTTCAACCAATGGGTTGGTATCCGGCATTTCAGACAATTCAAACGCACGCCCTTCCAAGACTTCTCGTACCTTGAATACATTCATGCCGTAATATGGCGGCGTATAATCTTCACGTGGAAATTGAACCTGAAAAATCATCAGGCTCATCTGGTTGTTTTTACTAAGTTGAGCGGTTTTTTCAACCTGTTCCAGCGTCGTTGTCATGGTTAATCCCAATGTCTAGAGAATTATTGCCCGCTAAATGGTCAATTAACACCATTGCGGCAGTGGTTTTTAAACTTTAATCCAATTAAAGGGTTTTCTCAAATTAAAATTCATTATGAACTTCACTGAAATCCCTAATCATTATTTAGCACTGATTTTAGCTAACCGCATCCCGTATTTTTCGAACCGGTTTAAAAGAGTGTCGATACCCATCAATCAAACCGTACTCGGCGATCTTTTCCAAGTGCAACTTGGTCGGGTAACCTTTATGACTATCAAAGCCGTATTGCGGATAACATTTGTGCAAGGCCATCATTTGTTCGTCTCGATGCACTTTTGCCAAAATTGACGCGGCGCTGATTTCCGGTATCTTGCCATCCCCTTTCACAATGGCTTCACACGGATATGAAATATTCGGACAGCGGTTTCCATCAACCAAGACCTTTTCAATCGGCAAGGTCAAGCCATCCACAGCACGCTTCATTGCCAGCATGGTGGCATGCAGAATATTCAATTCATCAATCTCTTGCGGTGTGGCATGCGCAATACAAAAACCTAACGCCTGCGCTTTGATTTGCTCTGTTAACTGCTCACGCTTGGTATCGGACAGCGCCTTGGAATCTTTCAGGGGCAATAAGCAGTTTTCTGGCAAAATAACCGCCGCTGCAACCACATCTCCAATTAAGGGCCCTCGTCCAACTTCATCCACGCCGACCACATAGCCTTTTTCAGCAAAGGGGCCTGCACCGAACAAATCCAATTCGCCTTGATGCTTCATTCCGCCTCCAAGCCGGCCCATTCTACGATGGCATCGGCCGCCAGCTCTGACGCGTTTTGTTTTAATTGATGATATTGCGCACTAAACTCCGTCAACTGAGCGTCTCGCATGGTTTGATCGGAAATCAATTTGGCCAGCCCTAACGCGATCTGTTGGGGCGTGGCTTCATCTTGTATAAACTCCGGCACAATGGTCTTTTGCGCTAAAACATTAGGCAACCCAATCCACTGCGTCGTTGCCAAACGACGCATAATCCAGTGCGTAATCGGGTGCAACTTAATCGCCAAAACCAGCGGGCGCTTCATCAAGGCGGCTTCCAAAGTCGCCGTTCCAGAGGTCACAATCAACTGATCTGATGCAGCCATGGCCAACTGTGCTTGCTGATCAATCAATCGCACATCCAACCCCTGACCAAAATCATTCAGTGACTGTTGTATACGCTGCTTTGCTTTATCATTTACACACGGGATAACGAATTTCATCTGAGGGTACATGCCGTGTAAAATCACTGCCGCCTGGACATAAACATCGATCAGAAGGTTAATTTCACTGCTACGGGAACCAGGAAGCAAACCGGTGACCGGAACCGCTTCCGGCAACCCCAGCGCTTTTCGAGCCGCCGTACGGTTCGGTGTCTCAGGCACCTGGTTGGCCAAAGGGTGGCCGACAAATTTCGCCGGAATACCGTATTTCTCATACAACGGCAACTCGAACGGAAACAACACCAAAACACCATCCACCCAGCGTTTAATTTTTAATAAACGTTTTTCTCGCCACGCCCAGACAGACGGGCCAACATAGTGAATGGCTGGAATTTTAGCGGCCTTCATCGCCGCTTCAACTCGAAAATTAAAGTCCGGCGCATCAACTCCGATAAACGCGGTTGGCTGAACATCCAACAAACGCTGGATCAATTCTTTACGTAACTTGAGCAGGCCTGGTAAAACCTTAAGAACTTCAAACAAGCCCATGACGGATAAACGTTCCATTGGATACCAGCTTTCCATGCCTTCTGCCAGCATCTTTGGACCGCCGATACCGAGAAAACGAGCCGTCGGGAAACGTTTTTTAAGAGAAAGGATTAATTCGGCGCCTAAAGTATCGCCGGAGGCTTCACCGGCAACCAAGGCAAAGACAGGAGAATCCGACGACACGCCTGTGAATTCGGGGCTATCGGACAATGCCACGACTGGATTGTTTGAGGAAATTAACAAGCGTTCCCAGGGTGTCGCGTTCATCGTTCATCGCATCAATTTCGTAAATCGCTTCTTCCAAACGATAGCCGGTGCGATAAAGCGCCCGATAAGCTTTTTTCACTAAGTTGATTTGCTCGCGATCAAACCCTCGTCGCTTCAAACCTTCGACATTCAGGCCGCGCGGACCGGCCAGATTCCCGGAAACCGTGACAAAATTGGGTACGTCCTGGTTGATGACGCTGCCCATACCGCAAAAGGAATGTTCTCCAATGTTGCAGAACTGGTGGACCAGGGTATACCCCCCTAAAATGGCCCAATCATTCACAATCACATGACCGGCCAGAGCCGAAGCGTTGGCAAAAATCGCATGATTCCCGACCACACAATCATGCGCAATATGCACCCCGGCCATAATCCAGTTATCATTGCCAATCGTGGTTTCACCGCGATCCTGTACCGTGCCACGATTAACTGTGACATTTTCACGAAAAGTATTGTTATCCCCGATGACCAGTGTAGTCGGCTCGTCTACGTACTTCTTATCCTGAGGAGCGGCACCAATGGAGCAAAACTGATAGAAGCGATTGTTTTTACCAATCGTGGTTGGTCCCGAAATGACGACATGCGGCCCAACAACCGTTCCTTCGTCAATCGACACCGGTCCTTCAATAATGGAATAGGGACCAATTTCGACATCCGCCGCGATCTTCGCCTGAGAATCAACAATTGCCGTTGAATGTATCACTCAATATCCTTTATTCTGAAGCGATTAAACTCTGCGTTCCGCGCACATCATGTCACAGGAAGCAATCATCTTCCCGTCGACGCTGGTCGTACACTGAAATTTCCAAATTCCTTTTTTGTTATTGATCGTTTTAACTTCAAACTCCAAACGATCCCCCGGCACCGCCGGCTTTCTGAAACGGCAATTATCCACAGCCGCCAAGTAGTACATGGAAGTGCCATCTGGCTTCACTTCTTGAGTCTTAAAGGCCAGAATTCCGGTACACTGCGCCATGGCTTCGATAATCATAACGCCGGGCATAATGGGGTTATCCGGAAAGTGGCCGGTAAATTGAGGCTCGTTATAAGTTACATTCTTATAGGCTTTTAAAGACTCACCCGCGTTGAATTCAGTAACGCGATCCACCAGCAAAAAAGGATAACGGTGCGGCAGATATTCAAAAATTTCTTTTATATCGATTAGCATTTTAATTATTTTCCAATTGTGATTTTATTTCTTCTAATTCGCTTTCCAACCGCTTCACTTTCTGAGCCATTTTATTCAGCCCTTTCATGCGAACCATGGTCTTTTGCCATTCTGAAGTCGGTACAGCAGGAAATCCGGAATAACTTCCTGCCTGTTTGATATAACCGGTCACCCCGGATTTAGCCCCTAAGTGAGTTTTATCAGCAATCGTGACATGCCCAGCAACCCCCGTTTGCCCTGCCAGCACACAGTATTTGCCAATTTCGGTACTACCAGCAATACCAACCTGACTGACAATCACTGTACCGTAGCCAACCTTTACGTTATGAGCAATTTGCACCAAACAATCAATTATACAGTTAGATTCGATCACTGTATCATTTATTGTCCCTCGGTTAATCGTGGTATTATTACCGATATAAACGCGATCACCAATCACCACCCGTCCAATCTGGGGAATATGGCGCCATTCACCTTTTTCATTCGCGAACCCAAAGCCTTCGCCTCCAATCACGCACCCCGATTCAAGGCGTACATCTTCACCAATAACACAGTCGTGCATAATCGTCACATTTGGTGCTAAATAGCCGCGATGGTTGATGATCGTATCCGCTCCAATGACCGTCCCAGCGCCAATATAAACGTCATCCCCAATAATGGCATTAGGCCCAATAACCACATTAGGGCCAATGAAAACCGATTGGCCGATGGTTGCACTTGCATCAATCACCGCCGACTCATGAATCCCTGGCGCCGACTTTTGCGGGTTTAATAACTGCGCCGTTAACGCATACACATAATAAGGGTTTTTGACCAATAAACGATTAGCGGACGTCATATCCCGGTGCTCGGGTTTCAGGATAATGGCCCCGGCCAGACTGGCTTCCAACTCTGTTATACGCTTATTGTCGGAAAGAAAACTGATATGAGACGGCTCGGCTTCAAGTAACCCTGAAACCTGGTCTATTGAATGGGATGAATCACCTAAAAACTCAACGTCAACACCTTGTTTCGCTAGATGATCTAAAATCGCTTGAAGCTTCAATCTTATACTCTAAAATGTTACTTATTAAAATTGGATCGTTTTTTCTTGTATTCTTTTTCCAAATACTCCAAAACACTTTGTGTAATATCTAAACGGTTGTTGGTATAAGCAATGCCTTCATATAAAATCAAGTCAAACTTTTGTTGTTTACCTATTTCTTTAATCGCCTGATTAACCAGACTCTGAAGGGCTGCCAATTCTTCATTACGGCGAATATTGACCAATTCCTGAATATCATTACGCTTGCGCTGAATATCACGAGACATCATGC
This window harbors:
- a CDS encoding chemotaxis protein, which encodes MTTTLEQVEKTAQLSKNNQMSLMIFQVQFPREDYTPPYYGMNVFKVREVLEGRAFELSEMPDTNPLVEGMIELRGVYLPVINLPKWMGFEMTEEEREKSIIIVSDFSHNFIGMRVAHIHGVEEKDWADIKPASNYNVDVNTNQVVNHTYLEGTETLCFILDIEKLLIEAMPSMAEKIFSSAKDVGKSEYDFCDAIMSREILFAEDSKAIQKYMGMVFEQLGLKHKAFDNGRLLLDYVDTLEDMSGVSMIFTDLEMPEASGHTVIKELRGNPKTRDIPIVVHTSMTSDNNSREVLEMGADHFVGKVDTQLIVDTVKKIEAKFYRKEDVA
- the rnhB gene encoding ribonuclease HII; this translates as MKHQGELDLFGAGPFAEKGYVVGVDEVGRGPLIGDVVAAAVILPENCLLPLKDSKALSDTKREQLTEQIKAQALGFCIAHATPQEIDELNILHATMLAMKRAVDGLTLPIEKVLVDGNRCPNISYPCEAIVKGDGKIPEISAASILAKVHRDEQMMALHKCYPQYGFDSHKGYPTKLHLEKIAEYGLIDGYRHSFKPVRKIRDAVS
- the lpxB gene encoding lipid-A-disaccharide synthase, whose protein sequence is MNATPWERLLISSNNPVVALSDSPEFTGVSSDSPVFALVAGEASGDTLGAELILSLKKRFPTARFLGIGGPKMLAEGMESWYPMERLSVMGLFEVLKVLPGLLKLRKELIQRLLDVQPTAFIGVDAPDFNFRVEAAMKAAKIPAIHYVGPSVWAWREKRLLKIKRWVDGVLVLFPFELPLYEKYGIPAKFVGHPLANQVPETPNRTAARKALGLPEAVPVTGLLPGSRSSEINLLIDVYVQAAVILHGMYPQMKFVIPCVNDKAKQRIQQSLNDFGQGLDVRLIDQQAQLAMAASDQLIVTSGTATLEAALMKRPLVLAIKLHPITHWIMRRLATTQWIGLPNVLAQKTIVPEFIQDEATPQQIALGLAKLISDQTMRDAQLTEFSAQYHQLKQNASELAADAIVEWAGLEAE
- the lpxA gene encoding acyl-ACP--UDP-N-acetylglucosamine O-acyltransferase, encoding MIHSTAIVDSQAKIAADVEIGPYSIIEGPVSIDEGTVVGPHVVISGPTTIGKNNRFYQFCSIGAAPQDKKYVDEPTTLVIGDNNTFRENVTVNRGTVQDRGETTIGNDNWIMAGVHIAHDCVVGNHAIFANASALAGHVIVNDWAILGGYTLVHQFCNIGEHSFCGMGSVINQDVPNFVTVSGNLAGPRGLNVEGLKRRGFDREQINLVKKAYRALYRTGYRLEEAIYEIDAMNDERDTLGTLVNFLKQSSRGIVR
- the fabZ gene encoding 3-hydroxyacyl-ACP dehydratase FabZ, whose amino-acid sequence is MLIDIKEIFEYLPHRYPFLLVDRVTEFNAGESLKAYKNVTYNEPQFTGHFPDNPIMPGVMIIEAMAQCTGILAFKTQEVKPDGTSMYYLAAVDNCRFRKPAVPGDRLEFEVKTINNKKGIWKFQCTTSVDGKMIASCDMMCAERRV
- the lpxD gene encoding UDP-3-O-(3-hydroxymyristoyl)glucosamine N-acyltransferase; the protein is MKLQAILDHLAKQGVDVEFLGDSSHSIDQVSGLLEAEPSHISFLSDNKRITELEASLAGAIILKPEHRDMTSANRLLVKNPYYVYALTAQLLNPQKSAPGIHESAVIDASATIGQSVFIGPNVVIGPNAIIGDDVYIGAGTVIGADTIINHRGYLAPNVTIMHDCVIGEDVRLESGCVIGGEGFGFANEKGEWRHIPQIGRVVIGDRVYIGNNTTINRGTINDTVIESNCIIDCLVQIAHNVKVGYGTVIVSQVGIAGSTEIGKYCVLAGQTGVAGHVTIADKTHLGAKSGVTGYIKQAGSYSGFPAVPTSEWQKTMVRMKGLNKMAQKVKRLESELEEIKSQLENN